A section of the Cinclus cinclus chromosome 27, bCinCin1.1, whole genome shotgun sequence genome encodes:
- the NGF gene encoding beta-nerve growth factor has product MPMLFYTLTAAFLIGTQAAPKSEDNAPLEYPAEHSLLSSRSDRHRIAQEAPQTSHGHATWSLGRREALNITVDPKIFRKRRFRSPRVLFSTHPPPLAGQGQNLGFLSGAGALNRTARSRRSTHPVLHRGEFSVCDSVSMWVGDKTTATDIKGKEVTVLGEVNINNNVFKQYFFETKCRDPKPVSGGCRGIDAKHWNSYCTTTHTFVKALTMEGKQAAWRFIRIDTACVCVLSRKAARP; this is encoded by the coding sequence ATGCCCATGCTGTTCTACACTCTGACTGCAGCTTTTCTGATCGGCACACAGGCAGCTCCCAAGTCAGAGGACAATGCTCCACTGGAGTATCCTGCAGAACactccctgctcagctcccGGAGCGACCGACACCGCATTGCCCAGGAAGCTCCGCAGACATCCCACGGCCACGCCACGTGGAGCCTCGGCAGGAGAGAAGCTCTAAACATCACCGTGGACCCCAAAATTTTTCGGAAGCGGCGTTTCCGGTCTCCCCGGGTGCTGTTCAGCACGCATCCCCCGCCGCTGGCCGGGCAGGgccagaatttgggatttctcAGCGGCGCGGGGGCTCTCAACAGGactgccaggagcaggaggagcacgCACCCCGTGCTGCACCGCGGGGAGTTCTCGGTGTGCGACAGCGTCAGCATGTGGGTCGGGGACAAAACCACGGCCACCGACATCAAGGGCAAGGAGGTGACGGTGCTGGGCGAGGTCAACATCAACAACAACGTCTTTAAGCAGTACTTTTTTGAGACCAAGTGCAGGGACCCCAAGCCGGTGTCGGGCGGGTGCCGTGGCATCGACGCCAAGCACTGGAACTCGTACTGCACCACCACCCACACCTTCGTCAAGGCCCTGACCATGGAGGGCAAGCAGGCAGCCTGGAGGTTCATCCGCATCGACACCGCCTGCGTCTGCGTGCTCAGCAGGAAGGCGGCCAGGCCCTGA